A window of Bacillus sp. DX3.1 genomic DNA:
AACAGCAGTTATTGAAATGTTAGGCGGGAAAGATAACATTGCGGACGTAGATGCTTGTATGACTCGTTTACGTGTAACTGTAAAAGACTTAGATGGCGTTGCGCCAGAAGCACAATGGAAGAAAAATGGCGCGCTTGGTTTAATTGTAAAAGACAAAGGTGTACAAGCTGTTTACGGTCCAAAAGCTGATGTGTTAAAGTCAGACATTCAAGATATTCTAGGTGTGTAACCAATGAAAGTATTAACGTTAAATTGTCATTCTTGGCAAGAAGAGAATCAAATGGAAAAAATAAAACATCTTGCTAAAACGATTCAAGAACAAGATTATGATGTGATTGCGTTGCAAGAAGTAAGTCAGTCTATTACAGCCGAAAATGTATGCGGTAACATGAAAAAGAATAATTTCGGACTTGTGTTGCTTGCGGAGCTTGAGCAGCTAGGTGCAGAAGGTTATGATATTATTTGGGATTTTTCGCATATTGGCTATGACGTATATGAAGAAGGATTAGCGGTTATAACGAAACATCCAATTGTGAAACAAGATTCCTTCTTTATATCAGAAAATATGGATATGACTTATTGGAAAACACGTAAAATTGTCAGTGCAACAATCTCTTATAAAGGTAAGAACATAACATTCTATTCTTGTCACCTTGGCTGGTGGAATGATGAAGAAGAATCATTTCAAGGACAAGTGGATCGTTTGATAAAGCAAGTGAATGAGAAAGAACTTTCTTTCTTAATGGGTGATTTTAATAACAACGCTCGTTTGCAAGGAGAAGGGTATGATTATCTCATGCAACAGGGGCTCTATGACACATATGAATTAGCCAAGCAAAAAGATGAAGGAACAACCGTACAAGGGAAGATTGCTGGTTGGGATGAAAATAAGCAAAACTTACGGATTGATCTTATTTTAAGTAACCAACCTATAGAAGTTATTTCTTCGGAAGTTATTTTTAATGATATGAATCGAAGCGTGATTTCGGATCACTTTGGAGTTGAAGTAAAAATAAGTATATAAATAGAAGAAAATCCTCATAGCTACTCAAGGGCTATGGGGATTTTTTAATGAAGACAAGTATTTCCAAGACAAAATAGTTGTCTTTTTTATGACATTTCCTATATATTAGTTATTACTGAATGTAAAACCAAATTGGTCATTTTGTATTAATACTTTCATTTATTTATTATATAATGGAATGTATAAGGAAGTTTGATGGGAATATAGTGCATTTTCGTTTAATCTCCGATAAAGGAAATGATATAATGGCGAAATGCGTGTATCATTTTCACAAGAAAGAAAAATATATAATTAGGTGATAGCTTATATGAAACAAATATGGCGTATTTATACGACAGACTTACGGAATGTAGCAAAGCATTGGGCTGCAATTGTTATTGTGTTAGGGCTTACGATTTTACCATCACTCTATGCGTGGTTTAATATTGAAGCTTCCTGGGATCCATATGGAAACACAAAGGATGTTCCAATCGCAGTTTCAAATGAAGATGTAGGATCAAACTTACGAGGGAAAGATATTAATATCGGGAATGAGATTGTAGATTCATTAAAAGATAACAAGAATCTTGGTTGGAAGTTTGTTGATGAGGAGCAGGCAATTGATGGAGTGAAACACGGAGAGTATTATGCAAGTATTACGATTCCGAAAGACTTCTCAGAAAAAATTGCAACGGTAATTAGTGATAATCCGCAAAAACCAGAACTTGAGTATTTTGTGAATGAAAAAGTGAACGCCATTGCACCGAAAATTACAGCAAAGGGTGCATCAGGTATAACCGAAGAGGTAAGTAAAAACTTCGTCAAAACAGCAAACGGCGAGATTTTTAAAATCTTCAACGATCTTGGAATCGATTTAGAAGCAAACTTACCAAGCATTGAGAAAGTAAAAGAGCTTGTTTTCAAATTAGAAGCACAATTCCCAGAAATGTATAAGCTTGTTGACACGGCCTTAACAGATGCTGGTAAAGCACAAGGACTTGTGAAAACTGCGCAAGATACATTACCAACGGTGGAAAATGTGATTAAAGATGGACAGCAAATGACGAAGGATTTAGATGCATTTTTTGCAAGAAACAATGAAACTTTAGAGAAAGCACCAGCGACTGTGAAACAGGATTTATTAATGTTAAAACGAGGTGCTGATGGTGCTTCGCAAATTACAGACTTTCTGTTAAATCCATCTTCTCAGATTGACTTTAATAAACTGAATAAAGAAGGATATAAAAATATAGCAGAGAATGTAAATCAAACTGTGACAGGAGCATTGGGAACAACAAGAAATGTATTAGATGATTTGCAAAGTGGTGTGAATCGCATGCAAAATAATCAGCTCATCAATCCTGAAGAGAAAAAAGCGGCTCTCCAGGATTACTCGAATCGTATTCAAGGACGTATTGAGGGTATTTCTTCAGTTATTGAGTTTCTTCAAAAGCTTCAAGCAGGAGCCTCTACTCAGGCGGGTAAAGACTTCCTAGAGAACAGAATTGTTAATTTAAGCAAAGTACAAACCAGCCTTACGGGAATAGATGTGATTAATAACGGACAAGAAATTAAACAAACGGTTATTGATGACTTGAACAAAGGTATTAAAAATGCAAATGATTCAGTTAACAAAGCTGAAAGTGATTATAATAATACGTTTGTAGCTGATTATCAGACAATAGTTGGCGCAGTAGATGATTTAAAGAATAAAGGAATAAATGGATTAGACTCATCTAAAGAAGCATTAACTACTTTAAATGCAAGATTTACAACGATGAATCAAATGATTGATGACATAATTCCTGTATTAAATGATGCGAATAAGATTGCTGCTGATGTAAACAGTAGTAAAAATTTAAATGGTCCAATTGATAAATTAAATAAAACAAAAGCAGGTCTTGAAAAAGGAATTAATGCAACGAATGTGGCAATTAATGCAATTAATCAAGGCCAAAAGCCAGCAAAGGATGTTATTGAAAGCATCAACGCGGTATCAAAGGACACTTCGGCACAATTAGGCGACATTTTAGCAAGATACGATTCTGAGATCGTTCCAAGCTTCAACGAGGCAATTGCAAAAACAAAACAAATGTCAAAAGACACATCAAAGATTTTAGGTGAAGCAAATAAAAGTCTTCCAGATGTGAAAAAGTTGTTAGAAGATTCATCAAAAGGATTAGTAGAAGGTACAAAGAAAGTTGAAGATGTAAAAGCAGAGATGCCAGCTACTGAGAAAAAGATTAAAGAACTAGCAGATAAAATTCGTGAATTTGAATCACATGAGGATTTGAAAGACATCATACGCTTATTAAAAAATGATGTTGAAAAGCAAAGTGATTACTTTGCAAATCCAGTGAATTTAAAAGAAAATAAATTATTTGCGATGCCGAACTATGGTTCAGCAATGTCACCGTTTTACACAGTGTTAGCACTATGGGTAGGGGCATTGTTAATGGTTTCGTTATTAACAGTAGAAGTACATGAGGAAGGCGCAAATTATAAGAGCCATGAGATTTACTTCGGACGTTTCTTAACCTTCTTAACGATTGGTCTTGCACAGGCGTTTATTGTATCGATGGGGGATATATTCTTACTTGGTACGTACGTAGTTGATAAATTCTGGTTTGTGCTATTCAGTTTATTTATTAGTGCAGTCTTTGTTTGTATCGTATATTCGCTCGTTTCCGTTTTTGGAAACGTCGGAAAATCGATGGCAATTGTTTTACTTGTACTGCAAGTAGCTGGATCAGGCGGAACATTCCCGGTTCAAATGACACCGGCGTTCTTCCAAACGATTTATCCGTTCTTACCGTTTACGTATGCGATTAGTATCACTCGTGAAACAGTTGGCGGTATGCTTTGGGATATTGTATTACGAGATCTACTCGTGTTGAGCGTCTTTATCGTAATTATGCTCATTATTGCATTGGTACTGAAAAAGCCGATTAACAAGTCGAGTGAAAAATTTGTTGAGAATGCAAAAGGAAGTAAAATCATTCATTAATGAAAAAGGTTTCTACCAAGTTTGGTAGAAACCTTTTGTTTATCCCGCTATTTGCGGGCAGTAATATCCTGTGTGAAGAATCCATTTTGATCCAACTTTATTTAAAAGCTACAAAAGGGGCTATTCATAAAGATATTTAATCTTTATGAGTAGCCCCTTAAATATGGGTTTAATCAAACTTCAATCCCTTTAATGCTTCTGCT
This region includes:
- a CDS encoding endonuclease/exonuclease/phosphatase family protein, with translation MKVLTLNCHSWQEENQMEKIKHLAKTIQEQDYDVIALQEVSQSITAENVCGNMKKNNFGLVLLAELEQLGAEGYDIIWDFSHIGYDVYEEGLAVITKHPIVKQDSFFISENMDMTYWKTRKIVSATISYKGKNITFYSCHLGWWNDEEESFQGQVDRLIKQVNEKELSFLMGDFNNNARLQGEGYDYLMQQGLYDTYELAKQKDEGTTVQGKIAGWDENKQNLRIDLILSNQPIEVISSEVIFNDMNRSVISDHFGVEVKISI
- a CDS encoding YhgE/Pip domain-containing protein, with the protein product MKQIWRIYTTDLRNVAKHWAAIVIVLGLTILPSLYAWFNIEASWDPYGNTKDVPIAVSNEDVGSNLRGKDINIGNEIVDSLKDNKNLGWKFVDEEQAIDGVKHGEYYASITIPKDFSEKIATVISDNPQKPELEYFVNEKVNAIAPKITAKGASGITEEVSKNFVKTANGEIFKIFNDLGIDLEANLPSIEKVKELVFKLEAQFPEMYKLVDTALTDAGKAQGLVKTAQDTLPTVENVIKDGQQMTKDLDAFFARNNETLEKAPATVKQDLLMLKRGADGASQITDFLLNPSSQIDFNKLNKEGYKNIAENVNQTVTGALGTTRNVLDDLQSGVNRMQNNQLINPEEKKAALQDYSNRIQGRIEGISSVIEFLQKLQAGASTQAGKDFLENRIVNLSKVQTSLTGIDVINNGQEIKQTVIDDLNKGIKNANDSVNKAESDYNNTFVADYQTIVGAVDDLKNKGINGLDSSKEALTTLNARFTTMNQMIDDIIPVLNDANKIAADVNSSKNLNGPIDKLNKTKAGLEKGINATNVAINAINQGQKPAKDVIESINAVSKDTSAQLGDILARYDSEIVPSFNEAIAKTKQMSKDTSKILGEANKSLPDVKKLLEDSSKGLVEGTKKVEDVKAEMPATEKKIKELADKIREFESHEDLKDIIRLLKNDVEKQSDYFANPVNLKENKLFAMPNYGSAMSPFYTVLALWVGALLMVSLLTVEVHEEGANYKSHEIYFGRFLTFLTIGLAQAFIVSMGDIFLLGTYVVDKFWFVLFSLFISAVFVCIVYSLVSVFGNVGKSMAIVLLVLQVAGSGGTFPVQMTPAFFQTIYPFLPFTYAISITRETVGGMLWDIVLRDLLVLSVFIVIMLIIALVLKKPINKSSEKFVENAKGSKIIH